Proteins encoded together in one Entelurus aequoreus isolate RoL-2023_Sb linkage group LG20, RoL_Eaeq_v1.1, whole genome shotgun sequence window:
- the psmb2 gene encoding proteasome subunit beta type-2, which yields MEYLIGIQGQDFVVVAADNVAANSIIQMKQDYDKMFKLSEKILLLCVGESGDTVQFAEYIQKNVQLYKMRNGYELSPAAAANFTRKNLADYLRSRTPYNVNLLLAGYDDADGPGLYYMDYLSSLAKAPFAAHGYGAFLTLTILDRHYRPDLTRDEAVEILKKCINELNTRFILNLPSFSVRLIDKEGIHDLEKLTPNK from the exons ATGGAATATTTAATCGGCATACAAGGACAGGATTTTGTTGTGGTGGCTGCGGATAATGTTGCAGCCAACAGCATCATTCAGATGAAACAAG ACTACGACAAGATGTTCAAACTGAGTGAGAAGattctgttactgtgtgtgggaGAGTCGGGAGACACAGTCCAGTTTGCGGAGTACATTCAGAAGAACGTTCAGCTCTACAAAATGAGAAACG GCTATGAACTCagtccagcagcagcagcaaactTCACGAGAAAGAACCTTGCAGACTACCTTCGAAGCAGG ACGCCATATAACGTCAATCTGTTGCTGGCGGGCTACGACGACGCAGACGGTCCGGGTCTGTACTACATGGACTACCTGTCCTCGCTGGCCAAGGCACCCTTCGCCGCCCACGGCTACGGGGCCTTCCTCACGCTCACCATCCTCGACCGCCACTACAGACCAG ATCTGACCAGAGATGAAGCAGTGGAGATCCTGAAGAAGTGCATTAACGAA CTGAACACGCGCTTCATCCTGAACCTTCCCTCCTTCAGCGTCCGTTTGATTGACAAGGAGGGCATCCATGACCTGGAGAAGCTCACTCCCAACAAGTGA
- the cdca5 gene encoding sororin gives MKGRTPPSQKKTTDAVCLNGSFQQRRSPRLTSPLVNTNSNMAPGSVAVKRSITVRKIVARKTTAASEQDKENTPVLAPVCKRPSGAKKQAAMPSPILPPASPPARPRPQEAPEDAVWSQKVRRSYSRLSGKSFNSPNSRETLFGFDKMQTPEVGRSVGRTILGLEVSSSSYSSMMDAEDRDPDLAEPDANIPGVALVKQKRNRRKMKKMDVKELDTLADQMNAEFEKAEEFELVVE, from the coding sequence ATGAAGGGACGAACACCTCCCAGCCAGAAAAAAACGACGGACGCCGTTTGCTTGAATGGCTCTTTTCAGCAAAGACGCTCCCCGCGGTTGACTTCTCCTTTGGTAAATACTAACAGCAACATGGCGCCCGGGAGCGTCGCTGTTAAGCGTTCGATCACCGTCAGGAAAATAGTAGCAAGGAAAACCACGGCCGCGTCCGAGCAAGACAAAGAAAACACACCGGTTCTTGCCCCGGTCtgcaagcggccctctggggcaaAGAAGCAGGCCGCCATGCCGTCACCGATCCTCCCTCCGGCATCGCCACCCGCCCGGCCTCGGCCCCAGGAGGCTCCAGAAGACGCGGTGTGGTCGCAGAAAGTACGCCGCTCCTACTCCCGGCTGAGCGGCAAGTCCTTCAACAGCCCCAATTCCCGGGAAACTCTTTTCGGCTTTGATAAGATGCAGACGCCGGAAGTGGGACGAAGTGTCGGGCGAACCATATTAGGCCTGGAGGTCTCCAGCAGCTCATACTCGTCTATGATGGACGCCGAGGACCGCGATCCCGATTTGGCCGAGCCGGACGCCAACATCCCCGGGGTGGCTTTGGTCAAGCAGAAGAGGAACCGGAGGAAgatgaagaagatggatgtaAAGGAGCTGGACACGCTCGCTGACCAGATGAACGCCGAGTTTGAGAAGGCGGAGGAGTTTGAGCTGGTGGTGGAGTAA